Proteins encoded by one window of Bactrocera oleae isolate idBacOlea1 chromosome 4, idBacOlea1, whole genome shotgun sequence:
- the Rab3 gene encoding ras-related protein Rab-3 — protein MAGGGDPKWQKDAADQNFDYMFKLLIIGNSSVGKTSFLFRYADDSFTSAFVSTVGIDFKVKTVFRHDKRVKLQIWDTAGQERYRTITTAYYRGAMGFILMYDVTNEESFNSVQDWVTQIKTYSWDNAQVILVGNKCDMEDQRVISFERGRQLADQLGVEFFETSAKENVNVKAVFERLVDIICDKMSESLDSDPTLVGAGQKGQRLTDQPQGTPNANCNC, from the exons ATGGCTGGTGGTGGGGACCCCAAGTGGCAGAAGGATGCAGCCgatcaaaatttcgactatatGTTCAAATTGCTTATAATCGGCAACTCAAGTGTGGGCAAGACAAGTTTCCTTTTTCGTTATGCCGATGACAGTTTCACCTCAGCTTTTGTATCGACGGTCGGCATCGATTTCAAAGTGAAAACCGTGTTTCGACATGACAAACGCGTTAAGCTGCAGATCTGG GATACAGCGGGCCAAGAACGCTACAGAACAATAACCACGGCATATTATCGTGGCGCCATGGGTTTCATTCTGATGTACGATGTCACAAATGAGGAGAGTTTCAATTCCGTACAAGATTG GGTGACTCAAATTAAGACATATTCATGGGATAACGCACAAGTGATACTTGTCGGCAACAAATGCGACATGGAAGATCAACGAGTGATCTCATTCGAGAGAGGCCGACAGTTGGCCGATCAGCTGGGTGTGGAGTTCTTCGAAACTTCAGCCAAAGAGAATGTGAATGTGAAG GCTGTCTTCGAACGACTGGTGGATATAATTTGCGACAAAATGTCAGAGAGTTTAGACTCGGATCCGACGTTAGTGGGCGCTGGGCAAAAGGGACAACGACTGACAGATCAACCTCAAGGCACGCCCAATGCGAATTGTAATTGttaa